cgatttacaatacatctgtgcaaaaaagttttgtaaataaatttcatttagtacttcaaattagtaagattccgtcgcaaaatttttttgcgtttacacgacagggaactaaacacggccaaaTTTGAACTCGCGCGGCAACGACGAGGCTAGTGAGAGCAAGGATTACTGATACATGTATGCCGGTATACGGCCATGCTGTCAGTCGTAACCAAGTAAGCATGCTCTAGTTTCTAGAAGATGGTCGTCGAGACGCGACGTGGCTCACACAGATTCGTAACAACTAGCAGGCTGCTTCTGAGGAGCAATGACGCATAGGCTTAGCCATTAGGTAAGCGATGGTCAAGAATTTCAGTAAATCTAAGTTGATTCTGCCTTATAGCAGAAGCAATCGGTCTCACAGCTGGTAGTACTTAGGCCGCAGCATCCAGGATTAGAAGAAATTAGTATGCCATTGAGTATTGAACTTCCAAAGCTCTCCCATGTGAGGACCAGTCTTCAAGGACGAGCAAACCAAGGCGCACGTAATTTTACTGTGTCCAACGACTCAAGTCTGAAAACGTACTACCCTTTTTATGTGTCCGACACCTAGACTTCAATAAAATTCAATCGTCTGTACCTCCAGATAGCAACCCACCCCCAACCCCCACCACTAGGACTGCATTTTTTATTAGCAAAATGAGCTGCTTAACTGCTAAATCAGAGGATAATATTTTTCCGATCTTTCCAGTTCCCTAGTCAGATTCTGAATCATGCGGTTAGCACTCTGCTACgagggccttgtttggtttggatGTGCCTagcatgaattttttttgcatgcatgaagtaccgaatgaagtttatttgtaaactTTTGTAGGAATGgatataatttttcgcgacgaatctaatgacggtaattaatcaatgattggatacagtgatgctacagtagctATCTTCTAGTCGCgtggtcaaagatctcattagattcttcatggTTCTTAGCGCaagggttgtggagttagttttgcaaattgactttatttaatacctctaattaataGTCAAAGTTACTACAGTTTCTAGcatagcacaaaccaaacaggaccgCGTTTGGAGTACAAGTCATCCACCTCTCACCCCACCTCGGAGCTGTCATTATGTTTTTAGCCTTTTGAAATATCCATGTACGTGTGGTGCCAAGTATCATCCTTCCTTTTATTATCTCGTACAGGAATAAAATATGTTGTGATGGTACATCTGAATATGAATATATGCCAATATGCTAATGCTAATGATGCTCAGTGCTTCATTCAGTGACCAACCCTTTTCTTCATTGCTAACTACTCCTTCCATTCACAGATGATAGTTTAGGGTGGGCACAAtgatcaaaataaaaaaaatacttatCAACCCTACTTATCCCCTCGTTATTTagctagtgaaaatttgcaagTTTAAACCTCCTGGAAAATACATGATCTTTAATGCTCTCCGGCATGCAACCAGTTTTTCTAACTAGTGTCTGAACGAAACGCGCATTGCTACATGTCGGCATAGCAACCACCACAAGAATCCAAGAGGAGGAAGCTTGAACCGTGGTGCATTATTAATGCCACTGCTGAGTGACTTGCCGGAGACTCTCGAGTCGAGTCGCCGTCTGGGGCCCGGCGCCGTAGAGAGAATCGTTAAAAGCGGAACCAGGTCCTGCCTTGCGCGTCTCCAACTCTCCACTCGCGCATAAACAACCGATCCTACTCCCAAGCAATGTATCCCTCGGTCCCGCCGGACGCTTATCATAAGTTcagcgccggagctccgccaacggcgccgccgccggcagcgtaCCAGCAGCACGGGGCCGTGAACATCATGAACCCCTCACGCCCCGGCGCCGGGCTGCGGACATGGTCCACCGGCCTCTTCCACTGCATGGACGACCCGGGGAACTGTAAGTAACCGTCGTTCCcttctctgctgctgctgctgcttcttcttcctcagagTTCAGACCAACGGCTAGGCTGCCCTGCCATGGCCACTGGAGCTCTAGATACTCGCTACTTCATCACATCCGTTTCTTTCGTGGAGATCAGGTCTCATCACATGCCTGTGCCCCTGCATCACGTTCGGGCAGATCGCTGACATCGTGGACAAAGGCACCTGCTGTGAGTTTGttttttcttctcctcctccttccagcTTCCTAATAACTGCGTGCTATGCAAACCACCCCAAGATCTTGCCGGGGAATTCACCGCTGGCAAATCAAACCTTGATTTCGCAGCTTGTATTGCGAGTGGACTGATCTATGGGCTCATCTGCGCCTCGACGGGGATGGGCTGCCTCTACTCGTGCTTCTACCGGTCCAAGCTGAGGGCCGAGTACGACCTGGGGGAGGGGGAGTGCCCCGACTTCCTGGTCCACTGCTGCTGCGAGCACCTGGCGCTATGCCAGGAGTACCGCGAGCTCAAGAACCACGGCTTCGACCTGGGGATCGGTAAGCGCTTGCTCTGCTTCTGTCTCGAGTTACCTCGGGTTTGCTTTTGTTGGGTAATACTccctccctccgttctaaattattagttattttaatttttaaatatataatttttattatatattatatatatctaAATGTGTAGCAAAATCAACCTATCTAAAAAAAGTTAGAATAACTAATAActggggagggagggagtagCTTTGTTTCAAGgcaaacattttttttccttttggaaATAAAGCTAGCGACTCTTTTCGGTGTGCTCTGTGCTCATACTCACGCGCACTGCTGGGTACTTACGTGCCGTGTCTATTTGTGAGAAGGTTGGGATGCCAACATGGACCGGCAGAAGCGAGGCGTTGCCGGCGGCACGGTGATGGGGGCGCCGGCCACGCCGCTCGGCATGATGAGATAGGCGATAATGGTTGTGAAATGGCGATATGCTTTGCTCCCGTGGTCATTCGTGTTGCTACGCTGTTAGCAGTTTTTTTCTCGTCTTGCGACAGGAGATCAGAATGCATgtatttctctctcttttttcccctATCCTAGAGTGCCTGTATTTAAGATTTTAAGCTGGTTGTGTATTGCGCTACTTAGTAGTATCTGTACGGTAATCTGAAGTGTGGACAGTGTCCGGGCCTTTGGCTGTGTACCTAAAGTCCCAAACTCCCTTCCTTTCGTGCTTGTTGTAATTCGTAATCCGCTCACATATATGGGGTGTACTAATAATAAGTGGTATGTATTTGACAAGAGATCAAGCGGAGGTCCAGAAACCGCGGATACTACGTGGCATGAAGAATAACCTCTGTTATCTTTCCCTCCACCTCATATAAAGCATATCTGGATTCCTTCCTCGTACCCTCAAAGTTTGGATTAGGACTGGATGTATGTGGGAGTCATCAACACCATTTCCACCCCTACGGGTGCAATTATACCATCTATATATATTGTTATACACAGTTATTGttaactagcctatcaaccggTGCTCTGCACAGGCtcattagaattaatataaaaagtAAGTCTTAtaactaataattataattaactatctcacactctctttcatctattaaatatactAACGCATACTCCAAAATCCATATTTAACATTATCTAGtcgcaatagatttcatttcgCGTCACATATCCATA
This window of the Panicum virgatum strain AP13 chromosome 1K, P.virgatum_v5, whole genome shotgun sequence genome carries:
- the LOC120642754 gene encoding cell number regulator 1-like, with protein sequence MYPSVPPDAYHKFSAGAPPTAPPPAAYQQHGAVNIMNPSRPGAGLRTWSTGLFHCMDDPGNCLITCLCPCITFGQIADIVDKGTCSCIASGLIYGLICASTGMGCLYSCFYRSKLRAEYDLGEGECPDFLVHCCCEHLALCQEYRELKNHGFDLGIGWDANMDRQKRGVAGGTVMGAPATPLGMMR